The following are from one region of the Flavobacteriaceae bacterium UJ101 genome:
- a CDS encoding putative RNA polymerase sigma factor (Belongs to the sigma-70 factor family. ECF subfamily.), with product MLLLRLNKEQKLLRKCASGDRKAQLELYKKYAQGMFKVSFSIVRNSALAEDVVQEAFISIFKNLNSFKGEVTFGAWMKRIVINKSISALKKEKRFDFETELEEFVEETNWEESKIDLIRLKQCMQQLSDKDHTIISLYYLEGYDHAEIAEILNISYDNSRTILSRAKVKLKNLIENERSIKKDIEST from the coding sequence TTGTTATTATTACGACTAAATAAGGAACAAAAATTACTAAGAAAATGTGCCTCTGGAGACAGAAAAGCACAGTTGGAATTGTACAAAAAATATGCTCAAGGTATGTTTAAAGTTTCGTTTTCTATTGTACGAAATTCCGCATTGGCCGAAGATGTCGTCCAAGAGGCCTTTATTAGTATTTTTAAAAACTTAAATTCGTTTAAAGGTGAGGTAACTTTTGGTGCATGGATGAAAAGAATTGTGATTAATAAAAGTATCTCTGCATTAAAAAAAGAAAAAAGATTTGATTTTGAAACGGAACTTGAAGAATTCGTTGAAGAAACAAATTGGGAAGAAAGTAAAATAGATTTAATACGATTAAAACAATGTATGCAACAACTATCTGATAAAGATCATACCATCATTTCATTGTATTACTTGGAAGGATATGATCATGCCGAGATAGCTGAAATATTAAATATTAGTTATGATAATTCGAGAACAATTTTATCAAGAGCTAAAGTCAAATTGAAAAATTTAATTGAAAATGAACGATCCATTAAAAAAGATATTGAATCGACATAA
- the copB gene encoding cu(2+)-exporting ATPase (KEGG: sht:KO02_12070 Cu2+-exporting ATPase): MKFKTMVMDYSIVHKNTRLFKKVIVFMMTMMVVFSCNHNKPADATSSTTYQCPMKCEGDKVYSEPGSCPVCKMDLEPIQTVKKKEIADSISETSIFNLTTKWNTEEGKVIELKDLKGETLVVVMIYTTCKSACPRLVADMRNIEKKVSESSKGKVHYVLVSIDPKNDTPERLKKFAKENEMDGEQWTFLQGTESGVREFANILAVKYKEISPMDFSHSNIISVFDPQGELIHQQEGLGVDNKETVSKIIEISKLNK; this comes from the coding sequence ATGAAATTTAAAACAATGGTTATGGACTATTCAATAGTTCATAAGAATACTAGGTTATTTAAAAAAGTAATTGTTTTTATGATGACGATGATGGTTGTTTTTTCGTGCAACCATAATAAACCTGCAGATGCTACTTCGTCAACTACCTATCAATGTCCAATGAAATGTGAGGGAGATAAAGTTTATTCAGAACCTGGAAGCTGTCCTGTTTGTAAGATGGATTTGGAACCGATCCAAACAGTAAAGAAAAAGGAAATAGCTGATAGTATTTCGGAGACTTCTATTTTTAATTTGACTACAAAATGGAATACAGAAGAGGGAAAGGTAATTGAATTGAAAGATTTAAAGGGAGAAACATTGGTAGTGGTTATGATTTATACTACTTGTAAATCAGCTTGTCCAAGATTGGTTGCTGATATGAGGAATATTGAGAAAAAGGTGTCAGAATCTTCAAAAGGGAAAGTACATTATGTTTTGGTGTCTATTGACCCTAAAAATGATACTCCTGAGCGATTGAAAAAGTTTGCAAAAGAGAATGAAATGGATGGTGAACAATGGACATTTTTACAAGGGACAGAATCTGGAGTTAGAGAGTTTGCCAATATATTGGCTGTAAAATATAAAGAAATATCACCAATGGATTTTTCACATTCAAATATTATCAGTGTTTTTGATCCACAAGGAGAATTAATTCACCAACAAGAAGGGTTAGGGGTAGATAATAAAGAAACGGTATCAAAAATAATAGAAATATCAAAATTAAATAAGTAA
- the mdh gene encoding malate dehydrogenase (Catalyzes the reversible oxidation of malate to oxaloacetate; Belongs to the LDH/MDH superfamily. MDH type 3 family.; KEGG: cco:CCC13826_2254 malate dehydrogenase), producing the protein MKVTVVGAGSVGASCAEYIAIKDFATEVVLLDIKEGYAEGKAMDLMQTATLNGFDTKITGSTNDYTKTANSNIVVVTSGIPRKPGMTREELIGINAGIVKTVTTSVLEHSPNAIFIIVSNPMDTMTYLTHKELGLPKNRIIGMGGALDSARFKYRLSEALDRPASDVHGMVIGGHSDKGMLPLTRLATYNGIPVSTFLSEDRLQEVAQATMVGGATLTGLLGTSAWYAPGAAVSALVQAIACDQKKIFPCSAMLEGEYGLSDICIGVPVILGKEGIEKIIELDLTEAELAKLKDSAEAVRKTNSTL; encoded by the coding sequence ATGAAAGTAACAGTAGTAGGGGCAGGAAGTGTCGGTGCAAGTTGTGCAGAATATATTGCAATTAAAGATTTTGCTACAGAAGTAGTATTGTTAGATATTAAAGAAGGATACGCGGAAGGGAAAGCAATGGATTTAATGCAAACAGCTACTTTAAATGGTTTTGATACTAAAATTACAGGTAGTACAAACGATTATACAAAAACGGCAAATTCTAATATTGTAGTGGTAACTTCGGGAATTCCACGTAAACCGGGTATGACTCGTGAAGAATTGATTGGAATTAATGCAGGGATCGTAAAAACAGTAACAACTAGCGTTTTAGAACATTCTCCGAATGCTATTTTCATTATAGTGTCCAATCCAATGGATACAATGACGTATTTAACTCATAAAGAACTAGGGTTACCAAAAAATAGAATTATTGGAATGGGAGGAGCTTTAGATAGTGCTCGATTCAAATATCGTTTGAGTGAGGCATTAGATCGTCCGGCATCTGATGTTCATGGAATGGTTATTGGAGGACATTCTGACAAAGGAATGTTACCTTTAACTCGATTAGCTACTTATAATGGAATTCCAGTTTCTACGTTCTTGTCAGAAGATAGATTACAAGAAGTAGCACAAGCAACAATGGTTGGAGGAGCTACATTAACAGGTTTGTTAGGAACATCAGCATGGTATGCTCCAGGTGCAGCCGTTTCTGCTTTGGTTCAGGCAATAGCATGTGATCAAAAGAAAATATTCCCTTGCTCAGCTATGTTAGAAGGAGAATATGGATTGAGTGATATCTGTATTGGTGTACCGGTTATCTTAGGTAAAGAAGGAATTGAAAAAATAATTGAATTAGATTTAACTGAAGCTGAATTAGCTAAACTTAAAGATAGTGCAGAAGCAGTTCGTAAAACGAATTCAACATTATAA
- a CDS encoding ECF RNA polymerase sigma factor SigW (Sigma factors are initiation factors that promote the attachment of RNA polymerase to specific initiation sites and are then released. Extracytoplasmic function (ECF) sigma factors are held in an inactive form by a cognate anti-sigma factor (RsiW for this protein) until released by regulated membrane proteolysis. Sigma-W controls genes involved in transport processes and detoxification; Belongs to the sigma-70 factor family. ECF subfamily.) has translation MIYLTLTHNQSVINIERLIQKCCQQDLAAQSQLYQLFADKLFVVCLKYSQNYQDAEDTLQDSFLTIFNKIHQYKNKGSFEGWLKRITINTALQKYRKKTPFQIIKDNEINEQNDLLTFETQHLDINYLLKIIQELPNQYRLVFNLYVLDNFSHKEIAQMLQISEGTSKSNLSRARMILKQRIEKDERQSQKEA, from the coding sequence ATGATTTATCTTACACTAACTCATAACCAATCTGTTATCAATATAGAAAGACTCATACAAAAATGCTGTCAACAAGATCTAGCGGCTCAATCACAATTATATCAATTATTTGCAGATAAGCTTTTTGTAGTATGCTTAAAATATTCACAAAACTACCAAGATGCAGAAGACACATTACAAGATAGTTTTTTAACCATCTTTAATAAGATACATCAATATAAAAATAAGGGGTCTTTTGAAGGTTGGTTAAAACGAATTACGATCAACACAGCTTTACAAAAATATAGAAAAAAAACTCCTTTTCAGATTATAAAAGATAATGAAATAAATGAACAAAACGATCTATTAACTTTTGAAACCCAACATTTAGATATTAATTATTTATTAAAAATCATTCAAGAATTACCTAATCAATACCGACTTGTGTTCAATTTATATGTATTGGATAATTTCTCTCATAAAGAAATTGCTCAAATGCTACAAATCTCAGAAGGTACTTCTAAATCTAATTTATCACGAGCACGCATGATTTTAAAACAACGAATAGAAAAGGATGAACGACAATCACAAAAAGAAGCTTAA
- a CDS encoding cytochrome-c peroxidase (KEGG: hpr:PARA_11400 cytochrome c peroxidase) — MKKIVFTLLATSLLISCGKEEKKSTPVKQEDVITKSDKQLLKDAQGFFEPLEIKHKADNPVNDAKVKLGKILYHDTRVSKEGNISCNSCHGLETFGVDNKPFSPGDTGELGGRNSPTSFNAAGHFVQFWDGRAADVEEQAGGPVLNPVEHNIPSEKFLMDRLGKVKGYQVLFKEAFPDEANPITFENFKKAIGSFEREELMTPSRFDEFLKGDIKALSKKERQGLKTFIDLKCTDCHQGSNIGGSMYQRFGLIKPDYWTYTKSNAIDSGRYQETKNEDDLFMFKVPTLRNVEKTGPYFHDGSVKDLDEAIRIMGTVQLGREIGKKNVREIKTFLSTLTQDIPEDVKQFPEELNSEDFK; from the coding sequence ATGAAAAAAATTGTGTTTACTTTACTAGCTACAAGTTTATTGATTTCTTGTGGAAAAGAAGAAAAAAAATCAACACCAGTAAAACAAGAAGATGTTATCACTAAAAGTGATAAACAATTATTAAAAGATGCTCAAGGTTTTTTTGAGCCTCTTGAAATTAAGCATAAAGCCGATAACCCTGTAAATGATGCAAAAGTTAAGCTAGGAAAAATTTTATATCATGATACGAGAGTTTCTAAAGAAGGAAACATTAGTTGTAATTCTTGCCATGGATTAGAAACTTTTGGAGTGGATAATAAACCATTTTCACCAGGTGATACAGGAGAGTTAGGAGGAAGAAATTCTCCGACCAGTTTTAATGCAGCAGGTCATTTTGTACAATTTTGGGATGGACGTGCAGCTGATGTAGAAGAACAAGCTGGAGGTCCTGTATTAAATCCAGTAGAACATAATATTCCTTCTGAAAAGTTTTTAATGGATCGATTAGGGAAGGTAAAAGGATATCAAGTGTTATTTAAAGAAGCATTTCCAGATGAAGCAAATCCTATTACATTTGAAAATTTCAAAAAAGCAATTGGTAGTTTTGAGCGTGAAGAGTTGATGACACCATCTCGTTTTGATGAGTTTTTGAAAGGAGATATAAAAGCACTTTCTAAAAAAGAAAGACAAGGGTTAAAAACATTTATTGATTTAAAATGTACTGATTGTCATCAAGGAAGTAATATTGGAGGTTCTATGTATCAAAGATTTGGTTTAATAAAACCAGATTATTGGACGTATACAAAAAGTAATGCAATTGATAGCGGCCGTTATCAAGAAACGAAAAATGAGGATGACTTATTCATGTTTAAAGTTCCAACTTTACGTAATGTAGAAAAAACAGGACCTTATTTTCATGATGGAAGTGTAAAAGATTTAGATGAAGCAATTAGAATAATGGGGACAGTACAATTAGGAAGGGAAATAGGTAAAAAGAATGTACGAGAAATCAAAACATTCTTAAGCACTTTAACTCAAGATATTCCAGAAGATGTGAAGCAGTTCCCAGAAGAGTTGAATTCTGAAGATTTTAAATAA
- the xthA gene encoding exodeoxyribonuclease III (Belongs to the DNA repair enzymes AP/ExoA family.; KEGG: pae:PA5332 exodeoxyribonuclease III), producing MKIISYNVNGIRAALKKGFDEWLKVADPDVICLQETKAMKEQVEVSIFENLGYKHYWYSAQKKGYSGVAIFTKKEPKHIEYGTGIETMDFEGRNIRIDFEEVSIMSMYLPSGTNMDRLEFKLNYMEEILQYLTELRKTIPNLVVCGDYNICHEAIDIHDPVRNAKVSGFLPVEREWLTQFIESGFIDSFRHFNKEPDQYSWWSYRANARNNNKGWRIDYNMVTEPLKDKMTRATILPEAKHSDHCPIVVELDL from the coding sequence ATGAAAATAATTAGTTATAATGTAAATGGAATTCGGGCTGCATTGAAAAAAGGATTTGATGAATGGTTAAAAGTGGCAGACCCTGATGTAATTTGTCTACAAGAGACCAAGGCGATGAAAGAACAAGTAGAGGTCTCTATTTTTGAGAACCTAGGTTACAAACATTATTGGTATTCTGCTCAAAAGAAAGGGTATAGTGGTGTTGCTATTTTTACAAAAAAAGAACCTAAGCATATCGAATATGGTACTGGAATTGAGACGATGGATTTTGAAGGACGTAATATTCGAATTGATTTTGAAGAAGTTTCTATTATGAGTATGTATTTGCCCTCAGGAACGAATATGGATCGTTTGGAATTTAAATTAAATTACATGGAGGAGATTTTACAGTATTTAACAGAGCTACGTAAAACGATACCCAATTTAGTGGTTTGTGGAGACTATAATATTTGTCATGAAGCAATTGATATTCATGATCCGGTTCGAAATGCAAAAGTTTCAGGGTTTTTACCTGTGGAGAGAGAATGGTTAACGCAATTTATAGAAAGTGGTTTTATAGATAGTTTTCGTCATTTTAACAAAGAGCCTGATCAGTATAGTTGGTGGAGTTATCGTGCGAATGCTCGAAATAATAATAAAGGTTGGCGTATTGATTATAATATGGTTACAGAACCTTTAAAAGATAAAATGACTCGAGCTACCATTTTGCCTGAAGCAAAACATTCAGATCATTGTCCTATCGTGGTAGAGTTAGATTTATAA
- a CDS encoding 2-iminobutanoate/2-iminopropanoate deaminase (KEGG: yen:YE3768 2-iminobutanoate/2-iminopropanoate deaminase) — protein sequence MSLLHKNPKALFDPTPFGFCHSVQASSEGEYVFISGQSGGEDLEHTLSDDFRTQLQFTLKNIKIVLDEYALKAEDIVKITILIVDHNEEKLAIWSEEMSKLWENKIYPASTLIPVPRLALDGMQVEIDAIAFKSKQ from the coding sequence ATGTCATTATTACATAAAAATCCAAAAGCATTATTTGATCCAACTCCGTTTGGATTTTGTCATTCAGTTCAAGCTTCATCTGAAGGAGAATATGTTTTCATTTCAGGACAAAGCGGAGGTGAAGATTTAGAGCATACACTTTCTGATGATTTTAGAACACAATTACAATTTACATTAAAGAATATTAAAATAGTGTTGGATGAATATGCTTTAAAAGCAGAAGATATTGTAAAGATTACTATTTTAATTGTAGATCATAATGAAGAAAAGTTAGCAATATGGAGTGAAGAAATGAGTAAGTTATGGGAAAATAAAATTTATCCAGCTAGTACTTTAATTCCAGTACCAAGATTAGCTTTAGATGGAATGCAAGTAGAGATTGATGCCATTGCTTTTAAAAGCAAACAATAA
- a CDS encoding iron-sulfur cluster repair protein ScdA (Di-iron-containing protein involved in the repair of iron-sulfur clusters damaged by oxidative and nitrosative stress conditions; Belongs to the RIC family. ScdA subfamily.): MELVKEKTVAEVVAENIKAAHVFKKYGIDFCCGGNISIEDACVKKGVDFSVLMDELENIDQVSKSYDYNKWELDFLIDHIINIHHNYVLENIPLLSQYATKVARVHGEEHPEVVKVKDLYLEVADELMSHMQKEEVILFPYIKELVNAKREGGISEAPHFGTVQNPVKMMEHEHETAGNIFKEIAMLTSNYTPPEGACNTFKALYSKLEEFEQDLHQHIHLENNILFPKAIILEGNFN, from the coding sequence ATGGAATTAGTTAAAGAAAAAACAGTAGCTGAAGTAGTAGCTGAGAATATTAAAGCCGCACATGTATTTAAGAAATACGGAATTGATTTTTGTTGTGGTGGAAATATATCAATCGAAGATGCATGTGTAAAAAAAGGAGTTGATTTTAGTGTTTTAATGGATGAATTAGAAAACATTGATCAAGTATCTAAATCATATGATTATAATAAGTGGGAATTAGATTTCTTGATTGACCATATAATCAATATACATCATAATTATGTCTTGGAGAATATTCCTCTATTATCACAATATGCGACTAAAGTTGCTCGAGTACATGGGGAAGAACATCCTGAAGTAGTAAAAGTTAAGGACTTATATCTTGAAGTAGCAGATGAATTAATGAGTCATATGCAAAAAGAAGAAGTTATTTTATTTCCTTATATAAAAGAATTAGTAAATGCAAAAAGAGAAGGTGGTATTTCTGAAGCACCTCACTTTGGAACGGTACAGAATCCTGTAAAAATGATGGAACATGAACATGAAACAGCAGGGAATATTTTTAAAGAAATAGCAATGTTAACATCTAATTATACACCTCCTGAAGGAGCTTGCAATACATTTAAAGCCTTATATTCTAAATTAGAAGAATTTGAGCAAGATTTACATCAGCATATTCATTTAGAAAATAATATTTTATTTCCGAAAGCAATTATCTTAGAGGGTAATTTTAATTAG
- the adaA gene encoding HTH-type transcriptional activator Btr (In iron-limited conditions, activates expression of the feuABCybbA operon, which encodes the bacillibactin uptake system. Acts by binding directly to a conserved direct repeat element upstream of the feuA promoter. Activity is increased in the presence of bacillibactin; Contains 1 Fe/B12 periplasmic-binding domain; Contains 1 HTH araC/xylS-type DNA-binding domain.; KEGG: bca:BCE_3772 AraC family transcriptional regulator, regulatory protein of adaptative response / methylphosphotriester-DNA alkyltransferase methyltransferase; Methyltransferases): MKMPSYTFNSISKFHEHFGLPEPENPLFSINHNMNVNEDGNSGNIKKDEPISITNQFYAISLKNIISGELVYGRTKYDCSKGSLLFTAPGQTLTFQELVISSESYHITFHKDYLNGSSLFEKLKQYNFFNYHVNEALHLSPKEEELIKSIFQSIKMEYHNNQDEFSKDIILSHLETLLKYADRFYKRQFLNRKEINQALFTQFRTILEIYYRQNQLEEKGIPSVEWLASQLNISHRYMSDTIKAETGKTAIDQINLYLIEQAKNLLLTPNVSISETAYKLGFEYPQYFSRIFKKKVGLSPKQFIEKSQIN, encoded by the coding sequence ATGAAAATGCCAAGTTATACATTCAATAGTATATCGAAATTTCACGAACATTTTGGTTTACCTGAACCAGAAAACCCCTTGTTTAGTATTAATCATAATATGAATGTTAATGAAGATGGAAATAGTGGAAACATAAAAAAGGATGAGCCTATTAGTATCACAAACCAATTTTATGCTATAAGCCTTAAGAATATTATTTCAGGAGAATTGGTGTATGGACGTACGAAATATGATTGTTCTAAAGGTTCTCTTTTGTTTACTGCACCCGGTCAAACCTTAACATTTCAAGAGCTGGTTATTAGTTCAGAAAGTTATCATATCACTTTTCATAAAGATTATTTAAATGGAAGTTCATTATTTGAAAAATTAAAGCAATACAATTTTTTCAATTATCACGTTAATGAAGCCCTTCATTTATCCCCAAAAGAAGAAGAATTGATAAAGTCTATATTCCAAAGTATTAAAATGGAATATCATAATAACCAAGATGAATTTAGTAAAGATATTATTCTTTCTCATTTGGAGACACTTTTGAAATATGCAGATCGTTTTTATAAACGTCAATTTTTGAATAGGAAAGAAATCAATCAAGCTTTATTTACCCAATTTCGTACTATTTTGGAAATATACTATAGACAAAATCAGCTTGAAGAAAAGGGTATTCCTTCAGTAGAATGGTTGGCAAGTCAACTAAATATTAGTCATCGCTATATGAGTGATACAATTAAAGCGGAGACAGGAAAAACAGCCATTGATCAAATAAACCTTTATTTGATAGAACAAGCTAAAAATTTACTTTTGACCCCTAATGTTTCTATTTCAGAAACAGCTTATAAACTAGGTTTTGAATATCCACAATATTTTTCTCGAATATTTAAAAAGAAAGTAGGACTAAGTCCAAAACAATTCATAGAAAAGTCACAAATAAATTAG
- the mvaA gene encoding hydroxymethylglutaryl-CoA reductase (P.mevalonii can use mevalonate as sole carbon source. With this enzyme mevalonate is deacetylated to HMG-CoA. Belongs to the HMG-CoA reductase family.; KEGG: pom:MED152_06245 hydroxymethylglutaryl-CoA reductase), which translates to MSAIVSGFSKLTKEQKIDWVIEHHLNHNPVAKKIITQYWNDDTKLQKLHDEFSENTVSNFYMPFGLAPNFKINGQIMTIPMAVEESSVVAAASKAAKFWLNRGGFKTTILGTTKLGHVHFNFHGDQKKLSSFFENSLKEKLHLDTEGITHNMRKRGGGILAIELIDKTADIDDYYQLKVSFDSVDSMGANFINSCLEQYAKTLERELNLSDSFTQEEKESLQIIMCILSNYTPDNIVRAEVSCPIEDLAEGDVTAEEFVSKFTQAIRIAEVEPYRATTHNKGIMNGVDSVVIATGNDFRAIEACAHTHASQNGHYSSLTHCKVEEGIFYFWIDLPIALGTVGGLTSLHPLVKLALQILGNPNAQELMGIVAVAGLAQNFAALRSLVTTGIQKGHMKMHLFNILNQFDASEEEKAYFVNYFKDKTVTHHNVITELEKLRNA; encoded by the coding sequence ATGTCAGCAATTGTTAGTGGTTTTTCAAAACTAACCAAAGAACAGAAAATCGATTGGGTTATTGAACATCATTTAAATCATAATCCTGTTGCAAAAAAAATTATCACTCAATATTGGAATGATGATACTAAATTGCAAAAATTACATGATGAATTTTCTGAAAATACAGTTTCTAACTTTTATATGCCTTTTGGATTAGCACCTAATTTTAAAATAAATGGTCAAATAATGACCATCCCAATGGCTGTTGAAGAAAGTTCTGTTGTTGCTGCAGCTTCTAAAGCAGCAAAATTTTGGTTAAATCGTGGTGGCTTTAAAACCACAATATTAGGAACCACAAAATTAGGTCATGTGCATTTTAATTTTCATGGAGATCAAAAAAAATTATCTTCTTTCTTTGAAAATTCTTTAAAAGAAAAATTACACCTTGACACAGAAGGCATTACACACAATATGCGTAAACGTGGAGGTGGAATTTTAGCTATAGAATTAATTGACAAAACAGCTGATATTGATGATTACTATCAATTAAAAGTTTCTTTTGATTCTGTAGACTCTATGGGTGCTAATTTTATCAATTCTTGTTTAGAACAATATGCTAAAACACTTGAGCGAGAACTAAATTTATCTGATTCTTTCACACAAGAAGAAAAAGAAAGTTTACAAATTATCATGTGTATTTTATCAAATTATACACCTGACAATATCGTACGAGCAGAGGTTTCTTGTCCTATAGAAGATTTAGCCGAAGGGGACGTTACTGCAGAAGAATTCGTATCTAAATTTACTCAGGCTATCCGTATTGCAGAAGTAGAGCCATACAGAGCCACAACTCATAACAAAGGTATTATGAATGGTGTTGATTCTGTTGTGATTGCTACTGGTAATGATTTTAGGGCTATTGAAGCCTGTGCACACACGCATGCTTCTCAAAATGGACACTATTCTAGTTTAACACATTGTAAAGTTGAAGAGGGTATTTTTTACTTTTGGATTGATTTACCTATCGCATTAGGAACTGTGGGAGGATTAACTTCTTTACATCCTTTAGTGAAATTAGCTTTACAAATACTTGGAAATCCTAATGCACAAGAATTGATGGGAATTGTTGCTGTAGCGGGACTTGCACAAAATTTTGCTGCTTTACGTTCTTTAGTAACTACAGGTATTCAAAAAGGACATATGAAAATGCATCTTTTTAATATTCTCAATCAATTTGATGCTTCTGAAGAAGAAAAAGCTTATTTTGTTAACTATTTTAAAGATAAAACCGTCACTCATCATAATGTGATTACCGAATTAGAAAAATTAAGAAATGCTTAA
- a CDS encoding intracellular protein transport protein USO1 (Required for protein transport from the ER to the Golgi complex. Belongs to the VDP/USO1/EDE1 family; Contains 10 ARM repeats.) gives MKKRFITASIGIALLSSCVSTKQYNDLETRYRNSMRENAKLRKDSDALKVLQEEHSSLQEEKKQLVLQRDNLQNELSSLNQNYENLKKDYEALSSQNSAMLKENAEKNRQLLSDLEKTRSELDEKKASLAKTETELADKITRINDLEGLLSEQKQTLTNLKNTVQKALKSYEGKGLTVEEKEGKVYISMENKLLFASGKWAVGEQGIAALKQISNVLKNEADLNILIEGHTDNVEFSGATAVKDNWDLSVMRATSITKVLEKNGVSPIQMTAAGRSEYIPVADNNTSEGKTKNRRVEIILTPNYDEIFKVLNEM, from the coding sequence ATGAAAAAAAGATTTATTACAGCAAGTATTGGGATAGCGTTATTGTCAAGTTGTGTTTCAACAAAACAATATAACGATTTGGAAACACGTTATCGAAACTCAATGCGTGAAAATGCTAAACTTCGAAAAGATTCAGATGCCTTAAAAGTATTGCAAGAAGAACATAGCTCTTTACAAGAGGAAAAAAAGCAATTAGTGTTACAAAGAGATAATTTGCAAAATGAATTAAGTAGTTTGAATCAAAATTATGAGAACCTTAAAAAAGATTATGAAGCATTATCTTCTCAGAATTCAGCTATGCTGAAAGAGAATGCAGAAAAAAATCGTCAATTGTTATCCGATTTAGAAAAAACACGTTCTGAATTAGATGAGAAGAAAGCTTCCTTAGCAAAAACAGAAACAGAACTAGCAGATAAAATTACTCGAATTAATGATTTAGAAGGTTTGTTATCAGAGCAAAAACAAACGTTAACAAATTTGAAAAATACAGTTCAAAAAGCTTTGAAATCGTATGAAGGAAAAGGGTTGACTGTAGAAGAAAAAGAAGGGAAAGTATATATTTCTATGGAGAATAAATTACTTTTTGCCTCAGGAAAATGGGCTGTTGGAGAACAAGGAATTGCCGCTTTAAAGCAGATTTCTAACGTTTTAAAAAATGAAGCAGATTTAAATATCTTAATTGAAGGACATACAGATAATGTAGAATTTAGTGGAGCAACAGCTGTGAAAGATAATTGGGATTTATCTGTGATGCGTGCAACATCTATTACAAAAGTATTAGAAAAAAATGGAGTTTCTCCAATTCAAATGACAGCTGCGGGTAGAAGTGAATATATTCCTGTTGCTGATAATAATACTTCTGAAGGTAAAACTAAAAATAGAAGAGTAGAAATTATTTTAACACCTAATTATGATGAAATTTTTAAAGTTTTGAATGAAATGTAG